In Leptospira licerasiae serovar Varillal str. VAR 010, the sequence TGAATTCCTGACCTCTGGTTATAAAGCGGATATAGATACGATCGTAAACGGTGCGATCTTCGAAGAAGACAGCCAAGGTATGGTTCTTGTTCGAGACATCGAAATGTATTCTCTCTGCGAACATCATCTTCTTCCTTTTTTTGGAAAGGCTCATGTAGGATATATTCCGAATAAAAAGATCATAGGGATTTCCAAGATCCCGCGTATCGTGGACGTATTTGCCAGAAGGTTACAGGTCCAAGAAAGAATGACCGAGCAGATCGCTTACGCCCTCATGGAAGTTTTGGATCCTTTGGGCGTAGCCGTTGTCATCAAAGCAAAACATCTTTGTATGATGATGAGAGGAGTCGAAAAACAAAACTCCGAACTTTTCACTTCGTGTATGCTCGGAGAATTTAAGACGAATATGGTGACTAGGAGCGAGTTTTTAGATCTAATTCGGACGGGTTCGACCTAGAAGAAGTTTTAACTCTAAGCTCTTCCGCTTTTTGCTCTGCTCGATTTTTATTTTCGAGCATTGCCTTCTCCACTCTCAGTCTTTCTCTTTCGAAACCGGCCTCATCTAGATCTCTTGGGATCATAATGGGTTCACCATAGGAGATCA encodes:
- the folE gene encoding GTP cyclohydrolase I FolE, with translation MHFQSEERRETLENEVTSILKAIGEDPNREGLLNTPKRVRKAYEFLTSGYKADIDTIVNGAIFEEDSQGMVLVRDIEMYSLCEHHLLPFFGKAHVGYIPNKKIIGISKIPRIVDVFARRLQVQERMTEQIAYALMEVLDPLGVAVVIKAKHLCMMMRGVEKQNSELFTSCMLGEFKTNMVTRSEFLDLIRTGST